Proteins from one Cryptomeria japonica chromosome 4, Sugi_1.0, whole genome shotgun sequence genomic window:
- the LOC131874912 gene encoding uncharacterized protein LOC131874912 has product MTAKYLDSYEADRIFTMENLINGSPIWKFIWESKNIITEHLTWKIGNGGKAKFWRDSWNGDISLAEEMDDPVWINKVEALVGPFVDDYILKGQKEAEWIEWKIMGEWKMENCIKLKDILSRKKKIIYQKEVDCLLCRASKFGKYKVNLGYEILRSRAQNVDWTSALCWHKMVLPKARVFLWTSLHGRILIGERLKLIGIASPSVCILCKENEETTDHLLFWCSYTKRVWDWLLDKLQYGSVRSQSLKGFLLAWPTCYKKSKWSTLWVVSPAMLAWHIWKERNQRVLNEEALSFEILIPKIKVAIEEVINVKVVGRKYCTYSSWDKEMERMWNLTKNSGYKFVDKK; this is encoded by the coding sequence ATGACTGCAAAGTATTTGGATTCATATGAAGCAGATAGGATTTTTACTATGGAAAACTTGAtcaatggatctccaatttggaaatttatttgggAAAGCAAAAATATCATAACAGAGCATTTAACTTGGAAAATTGGCAATGGTGGAAAGGCAAAATTTTGGAGAGATTCTTGGAATGGAGACATTTCCTTAGCTGAGGAAATGGATGATCCGGTTTGGATTAATAAAGTGGAAGCACTGGTTGGTCCTTTTGTGGATGATTACATTTTGAAAGGGCAGAAGGAGGCTGAGTGGATTGAGTGGAAAATTATGGGAGAATGGAAAATGGAAAACTGTATTAAATTGAAGGATATCTTGAGcagaaagaaaaaaattatctacCAAAAAGAAGTAGATTGTTTATTATGTCGTGCAtccaaatttggaaaatataaggtTAACTTGGGATATGAGATTCTTAGAAGCAGAGCACAGAATGTGGATTGGACTTCAGCATTGTGTTGGCACAAAATGGTACTGCCCAAGGCAAGGGTATTCCTTTGGACATCATTGCATGGTCGTATACTAATAGGGGAAAGGTTGAAACTAATTGGAATTGCAAGTCCAAGTGTATGTATACTATGTAAGGAGAATGAAGAGACTACAGATCATCTCTTATTCTGGTGTTCATACACTAAAAGAGTTTGGGATTGGCTATTGGATAAATTGCAGTATGGTTCGGTGAGAAGTCAATCACTAAAAGGTTTTTTATTGGCATGGCCTACCTGCTATAAGAAATCAAAATGGAGCACTTTGTGGGTGGTTAGTCCAGCCATGCTTGcatggcatatttggaaggagagaaatcaAAGGGTGTTAAATGAGGAAGCTCTATCTTTTGAGATCCTAATCCCAAAAATCAAAGTAGCCATTGAAGAAGTTATAAACGTCAAAGTAGTGGGAAGGAAGTATTGCACTTATTCTTCCTGGGacaaagaaatggaaaggatgtgGAATTTGACGAAGAACAGTGGTTACAAGTTTGTCGACAAGAAGTAG